A window of Burkholderia ubonensis contains these coding sequences:
- a CDS encoding DUF4838 domain-containing protein, with translation MTRLPFAAIAACIALAALCGSVASGSAHAQRAPASHVRLAQHGVARYVVRAGAADAVTRHAADEIADYLSRISGASFAVSNDAPGRTPAIVVGGEHAARRCGDAALGSDGFVICRSGSDLVIAGDTVRGTLFGAYWWLDRRLGVKWLAPDATEVPRQPELQVETTPVLQIPRFAYREVLSAEGEDKAFRAHNLLNGESHGPSYRPSPPGIDIWDHSWLARDGEADFWTLVPRDRHASAHPSWYAGGQLAMMSDEVRATMAAEIVKRLKRRADPTRIWFGIHAMDWGWDPDDASRAFAHAHGDAPSAAFVDLVRDVSERVRAEVPGARFAMPAYHWGFAPPDGMLVPDHVRVYPMTIQVDYSAALNDARNARLRDGLVRWNEIAQHVTVWDHVVDFGGYLQPTPNLYPIGRSIAWLATLQHVDGYFAEGDWQSRGGEFASLRVWLIARLLWTPTADARALVREYCDAYYGAAGPAIVRYIDRMHAALRASGDVLAEQTPLGMSMYTYEFVRDSERDFDAAARVVDGDALHGARVRAARMPVDFVILALRDRYAARAAQDGWDLALGARRARLDAAIQAAGLRQYRQSGDLAALDALLDIDRHPVVAPSIAAGVAAADWRAIEVSRVNLYDSARLVADAAAPEGAAIAIRGDSGVWAVQLKLDTLPRDGRWDLYASVRLPERGASAAAVRVGAYPPMTLYTDTPAGMLDDAQFRWLPVLGGPFVHDVDHERGIYVHGVGFARGQSVRVGAFVAIRHRAPDGAQPPAPPKGSAS, from the coding sequence ATGACGCGCCTGCCGTTCGCCGCGATCGCGGCGTGCATCGCGCTGGCCGCGCTATGCGGCAGCGTCGCGTCGGGCAGCGCCCACGCGCAGCGCGCGCCCGCGTCGCACGTCCGGCTCGCGCAGCACGGCGTCGCGCGCTACGTCGTGCGCGCCGGCGCGGCGGATGCCGTCACGCGTCATGCGGCGGACGAGATCGCCGATTACCTGTCGCGAATCAGCGGCGCGTCGTTCGCCGTGTCGAACGATGCGCCGGGCCGCACGCCGGCCATCGTCGTCGGCGGCGAGCATGCGGCGCGCCGCTGCGGCGACGCGGCGCTCGGCAGCGACGGCTTCGTGATCTGCCGCAGCGGCAGCGATCTCGTGATCGCCGGCGACACCGTGCGCGGCACGCTGTTCGGCGCGTACTGGTGGCTCGACCGCAGACTGGGCGTGAAATGGCTCGCGCCCGATGCGACCGAAGTGCCGCGGCAGCCCGAGCTGCAGGTCGAGACCACGCCCGTGCTGCAGATCCCGCGCTTCGCGTATCGCGAGGTGCTGAGCGCCGAGGGCGAGGACAAGGCGTTCCGTGCGCACAATCTGCTGAACGGCGAATCGCACGGGCCGTCGTATCGCCCGTCGCCACCCGGTATCGACATCTGGGATCACAGCTGGCTCGCGCGCGACGGCGAGGCCGATTTCTGGACGCTGGTGCCGCGCGACCGTCATGCGTCGGCTCACCCGTCGTGGTATGCCGGCGGGCAACTCGCGATGATGTCGGACGAGGTCCGCGCGACGATGGCCGCGGAGATCGTCAAGCGCCTGAAGCGTCGCGCCGACCCGACGCGCATCTGGTTCGGCATCCACGCGATGGACTGGGGCTGGGACCCCGACGACGCGAGCCGTGCGTTTGCGCACGCGCATGGCGATGCGCCGTCGGCGGCGTTCGTCGACCTGGTGCGCGACGTGTCGGAGCGCGTGCGCGCCGAGGTGCCCGGCGCGCGCTTCGCGATGCCGGCCTATCACTGGGGCTTCGCGCCGCCCGACGGCATGCTCGTCCCGGACCACGTGCGCGTGTACCCGATGACGATCCAGGTCGACTACAGCGCCGCACTGAACGACGCGCGCAACGCGCGGCTGCGCGACGGGCTCGTGCGATGGAACGAGATCGCGCAGCACGTGACCGTGTGGGACCACGTCGTGGACTTCGGCGGCTATCTGCAGCCGACGCCGAATCTTTATCCGATCGGCCGCAGCATCGCGTGGCTCGCGACGTTGCAGCACGTCGACGGCTACTTCGCGGAGGGCGACTGGCAGTCGCGCGGCGGCGAGTTCGCGAGCCTGCGCGTGTGGCTGATCGCGCGGCTGCTGTGGACGCCGACGGCCGACGCGCGCGCGCTCGTGCGCGAATACTGCGACGCGTATTACGGCGCGGCCGGCCCCGCCATCGTGCGCTACATCGACCGCATGCACGCCGCGCTGCGCGCGAGCGGCGACGTGCTCGCCGAGCAGACGCCGCTCGGCATGTCGATGTACACGTACGAGTTCGTGCGCGACTCGGAACGCGATTTCGACGCGGCCGCCCGCGTGGTCGACGGCGATGCGCTGCACGGCGCGCGCGTGCGGGCCGCGCGCATGCCCGTCGATTTTGTGATCCTCGCACTGCGCGATCGTTATGCGGCGCGCGCGGCGCAGGACGGCTGGGATCTCGCACTCGGCGCGCGGCGCGCGCGCCTCGACGCGGCGATTCAGGCGGCCGGCCTGCGCCAGTACCGGCAAAGCGGCGATCTCGCCGCACTCGATGCATTGCTCGACATCGACCGCCATCCGGTCGTCGCGCCGTCGATCGCGGCCGGCGTCGCCGCCGCCGACTGGCGGGCGATCGAGGTGTCGCGCGTGAATCTGTACGACAGCGCGCGGCTGGTGGCCGACGCCGCTGCGCCCGAGGGTGCGGCGATCGCGATTCGTGGCGATTCGGGCGTCTGGGCGGTCCAGCTGAAGCTCGACACGCTGCCGCGCGACGGGCGCTGGGATCTCTACGCGTCGGTGCGGCTGCCGGAACGCGGGGCGTCGGCGGCTGCCGTGCGCGTCGGCGCGTATCCGCCGATGACGCTGTACACCGACACGCCGGCCGGCATGCTCGACGACGCGCAGTTCCGCTGGCTGCCCGTCCTCGGCGGCCCGTTCGTTCACGACGTCGATCACGAACGCGGCATCTACGTTCATGGCGTCGGCTTCGCGCGCGGGCAGTCCGTGCGGGTCGGCGCGTTCGTCGCCATTCGTCATCGTGCGCCCGACGGCGCGCAGCCGCCGGCGCCACCCAAAGGAAGTGCTTCATGA